In the genome of Streptococcus mitis, one region contains:
- a CDS encoding DNA-binding protein, whose amino-acid sequence MKVELQISETYEEEKLIVQAPQPTDKVQKVIEFAENLDLTEKIKGKIDNQVYLVKIGKIQRFYIENRKVLAETASQTYNIDLRLYQVLEILPTNFIQISQSEIINIDSISHLKLTPNGLVEIFLKNQSFTYSSRRYLKTIKEKLEL is encoded by the coding sequence ATGAAAGTAGAACTACAGATTAGTGAAACTTACGAAGAGGAAAAGCTGATTGTTCAAGCACCTCAGCCGACAGATAAAGTCCAGAAAGTCATCGAGTTCGCAGAAAATCTGGATCTAACAGAAAAAATCAAAGGTAAAATCGATAATCAGGTCTATCTCGTTAAGATTGGCAAGATTCAACGCTTCTATATCGAAAATCGGAAGGTTCTAGCAGAAACCGCGAGTCAGACCTACAACATTGATTTGCGACTCTATCAGGTCCTTGAAATTCTGCCAACCAATTTTATCCAAATTTCCCAATCAGAAATCATCAATATCGATTCCATCTCTCACCTCAAGCTGACCCCCAACGGTCTGGTAGAAATCTTTCTCAAAAACCAAAGCTTCACCTACTCTTCACGCCGTTACCTAAAAACCATCAAGGAGAAATTAGAACTATGA